One genomic window of Quercus lobata isolate SW786 chromosome 9, ValleyOak3.0 Primary Assembly, whole genome shotgun sequence includes the following:
- the LOC115958962 gene encoding oleosin 1-like gives MAELQQQSQYQQQPGQQSQAQQVVRAATAVTAGGSLLILSCLIRAATVIALTIATPLLVIFSPVLVPAVITVALIFMGFLASGGFAVAAVTVLSWIYRCVTGKHPPGADQLDHARLKLASKAREMKDSAEQLGQQHISGTHAS, from the coding sequence ATGGCGGAGCTCCAACAACAGTCCCAGTACCAACAACAACCGGGCCAGCAAAGCCAGGCCCAACAAGTTGTCAGGGCAGCCACTGCAGTCACTGCAGGTGGGTCCCTCCTAATCCTCTCCTGTTTGATCCGAGCTGCTACAGTCATTGCCTTGACCATAGCAACCCCACTGTTGGTGATATTCAGTCCGGTTCTTGTCCCTGCGGTCATTACCGTAGCGCTTATTTTCATGGGGTTCTTAGCTTCAGGTGGTTTCGCTGTTGCGGCAGTGACGGTTCTGTCATGGATTTATAGGTGCGTGACTGGGAAGCACCCACCTGGTGCGGACCAACTTGACCATGCGCGCTTGAAGCTAGCTAGTAAGGCTCGAGAGATGAAGGATAGCGCTGAGCAGTTAGGTCAGCAACACATCTCTGGAACTCACGCCTCTTAA
- the LOC115961518 gene encoding uncharacterized protein LOC115961518 — translation MLERLERAVANNQWLSQNPSTKVQHLHSNFSDHQAIIVKPEGISPNPKQTFEFEQMWLRDRGCNNTITSAWGPSIIGAIMPEVARKVQACGEKLTEWRMNSFGSVRKMLEEKRKLLLRAELDATKGVIK, via the coding sequence ATGCTTGAACGTCTTGAACGAGCAGTAGCTAACAACCAGTGGCTTTCCCAGAACCCGAGCACCAAAGTCCAACATCTCCACTCCAACTTTTCAGATCATCAAGCCATTATTGTGAAACCAGAAGGTATCAGTCCTAATCCAAAACAAACCTTTGAATTCGAACAAATGTGGCTCCGAGATAGAGGTTGTAACAACACAATCACTAGTGCTTGGGGTCCATCCATAATTGGGGCTATAATGCCAGAGGTAGCAAGGAAAGTACAAGCATGTGGTGAGAAGCTCACTGAGTGGAGAATGAATTCTTTTGGGAGTGTTAGGAAGATGCTTGAGGAAAAGAGGAAACTCCTATTAAGAGCAGAACTAGATGCAACAAAGGGGGTGATCAAATGA